One window from the genome of Nicotiana tomentosiformis chromosome 5, ASM39032v3, whole genome shotgun sequence encodes:
- the LOC138893024 gene encoding uncharacterized protein, translating to MPSGETLRQAIRTIPLTNNEAEYEALIAGIELALGLDSEVIEIRCDSQLVVNQVYRIFDTKEECIKQYVVKVQALLVRFWEWSITHIPREDNAEADALGNLGSSREIQGSESRMVVQLMNSALDTDGYYEVNPTSLVWYWRNEIIDYLEHGKLPEDPKASRVLCAKAACYSFKKGQMYRKYFQGPLARCLGAPEANYVMREVHEGICGNHSGADSLVLKLVRAGYYWPRMEQDAKDIIQKYDKCQCYAPLVHQPAEPLHSVLSLWSFMKWRMDIIRLLPLALEKVRFGIPKEIACNNGPQFIGAKATKFLEDLKIKRITSSPYHPSANGQASQQTK from the exons atgccttcgggggaaaccttaaggcaagccatcagaacgattcctttaactaacaacgaagcagagtatgaagctttgattgcagggatCGAACTGGCCCTAGGACTTGACTCTGAAGTCATCGAAATCAGATGTGATTCgcagttggtggtaaatcaggtctacagaATTTTTGACACCAAAGAGGAATGTATaaaacaatacgtggtaaaggttcaggCTCTATTGGTGCGATTCTGGGAGTGGTCAataactcatatcccgagggaagataaCGCGGAGGCAGATGCATTGGGAAATTTAGGTTCATCAAGAGAAATTCAAGGATCGGAATCAAGgatggtagtacaactgatgaactcagcctTGGAcacagatggttactatgaggtgaatCCTACTAGTTTGGTCTGgtactggagaaatgaaataatcgattatctcgagcatggaaagttgcccgaagaccccaaagcatcaagaGTGTTGTGTGCCAAAGCTGCATgttatagcttcaagaaaggccAAATGTACAGAAAATACTttcaaggcccgctggcccggtgcttaggagcaccagaagctaactatgtcatgagagaagtccacgaagggatatgcggaaACCACTCAggtgcagattctttggtgctgaaattagtTCGGGCAGGGTATTACTGGCCCCGTATGGAACAAGATGCTAAAGACATcatacaaaaatatgataaatgtcaatgctacgcaccactagtacatcaaccggcagaacccttgcattcggttttgtccctgtggtcattcatgaaatggaGGATGGATATCATTAGACTATTGCCACTGGCTCTTGAAAAGGTAag gtttggaataccaaaagagattgcaTGCAACAATGGGCCGCAGTTTATCGGCGCAAAAgctacaaagttccttgaagacttgaagataaagaggattacctcttcaccttatcatccgagTGCAAATGGTCAAGCGAGTCAACAAACAAAATAA